Proteins co-encoded in one Ruegeria sp. YS9 genomic window:
- a CDS encoding FadR/GntR family transcriptional regulator, which produces MNTTAIFEPVGHESLADAVVSQIEDLIASGILKQGRKLPSERDLAEMLRVSRPKLREALQVLEERGLVTTQHGEGTFVAALTGQAMMPALLALYERHEPAFFDYLEYRREQEGFAARLAARRATKADKERISEILDENERAWQEQDAKASQEADFALHSAIVDASQNATLIHMMASIYELTRKGVFYNRDFLRTIDGTGEKLLQQHLELGRAVIEGDEERAEKAATDHIDFVEESFKLGIEQRRREAMAEKRRILSR; this is translated from the coding sequence ATGAACACCACGGCGATTTTTGAACCGGTCGGACACGAATCGCTGGCTGATGCGGTGGTTTCACAAATCGAGGACCTGATCGCGTCGGGCATCCTGAAACAGGGCCGGAAACTGCCGTCCGAGCGCGATCTGGCCGAGATGCTGCGCGTGTCGCGACCAAAGCTGCGCGAGGCCCTTCAGGTGCTGGAAGAACGCGGGCTGGTCACAACGCAACACGGTGAAGGGACATTCGTCGCGGCCCTGACCGGACAAGCCATGATGCCCGCGCTTCTTGCTTTGTACGAACGCCATGAGCCGGCTTTTTTCGACTATCTGGAGTATCGCCGCGAACAGGAAGGTTTCGCGGCCCGGCTTGCCGCCCGTCGTGCAACCAAGGCAGACAAGGAACGGATTTCAGAGATCCTTGATGAAAACGAGCGCGCCTGGCAGGAGCAGGACGCCAAGGCTTCGCAAGAGGCGGACTTTGCGCTGCATTCAGCGATTGTTGATGCCAGCCAGAATGCGACCCTGATCCACATGATGGCGTCGATCTACGAACTCACCCGCAAGGGCGTTTTCTACAATCGCGACTTCCTGCGCACGATCGATGGGACCGGCGAAAAGCTGTTGCAGCAACATCTCGAACTCGGCCGCGCAGTGATCGAAGGTGATGAGGAGCGGGCCGAAAAAGCGGCAACGGATCACATCGACTTTGTCGAAGAGTCCTTCAAACTCGGGATCGAACAGCGGCGACGCGAAGCCATGGCCGAAAAGCGCCGGATACTGTCGCGCTGA
- a CDS encoding alpha-hydroxy acid oxidase yields MRLSQCHNFHDFRRLAKQRLPGPIFNYIDGGADDEVTYRENTKAFDRCDLLPSVLRGVSDVDMSVTVMGQKLDMPVYCSPTALQRLFHHQGERAVAAAAEKYGTMFGVSSLGTVSLEELRQKHKNPQVYQFYFHKDRGLNAAMMQRAKEAGVEVMMLTVDSITGGNRERDLRTGFSIPFRLTLGGMIQFAIKPMWGINYVTHEKFRLPQLEEHVDMGGGASSIGGYFTDMLDPSMNWDDVAQMVRDWDGQFCLKGIMTVGDAKRAAEIGCTGIILSNHGGRQLDGSRTPFDQLAEIVDAVGDKLDVMMDSGIQRGTHVLKALSIGAKAVGVGRHYLYPLAAAGQAGVERALGLMRAEIERDMKLMGVTSVGQLSRENIRFRNP; encoded by the coding sequence ATGCGTCTGAGCCAATGTCATAACTTCCACGATTTCCGGCGGCTGGCCAAGCAGCGGCTGCCGGGGCCGATCTTCAACTATATCGACGGTGGCGCGGATGATGAGGTGACGTATCGGGAAAACACCAAGGCGTTTGACCGATGCGATCTGTTGCCTTCGGTCCTGCGCGGGGTTTCGGACGTGGACATGTCCGTCACGGTGATGGGGCAGAAACTGGACATGCCGGTCTATTGCTCGCCCACCGCGTTGCAGCGCCTGTTCCACCATCAGGGTGAACGCGCCGTTGCAGCGGCGGCCGAGAAATACGGCACCATGTTCGGAGTTTCCTCTCTGGGTACTGTCTCGCTGGAGGAACTGCGCCAGAAACACAAGAACCCGCAGGTCTATCAATTCTACTTCCACAAGGATCGCGGATTGAATGCCGCGATGATGCAGCGCGCCAAAGAGGCGGGTGTCGAGGTCATGATGCTGACCGTCGACAGCATCACCGGTGGCAACCGCGAGCGTGACCTGCGCACGGGGTTCTCAATCCCGTTCCGGTTGACGCTGGGCGGCATGATCCAATTTGCGATCAAGCCGATGTGGGGCATCAACTATGTCACCCATGAAAAGTTCCGGCTGCCTCAGTTGGAAGAACATGTGGATATGGGCGGTGGGGCCAGCTCGATCGGCGGGTATTTCACCGATATGCTCGATCCGTCGATGAACTGGGATGACGTGGCGCAGATGGTGCGCGACTGGGATGGTCAGTTCTGCCTGAAAGGTATCATGACCGTCGGTGACGCGAAACGCGCGGCAGAGATCGGGTGTACCGGCATCATTCTGTCGAACCACGGTGGCCGCCAACTGGATGGCTCGCGCACACCGTTTGACCAACTGGCCGAGATTGTCGATGCCGTCGGCGACAAGCTGGACGTGATGATGGACAGCGGCATTCAGCGTGGCACCCATGTGCTCAAGGCGCTTTCGATCGGGGCCAAAGCCGTGGGTGTCGGGCGGCACTACCTTTATCCTTTGGCTGCCGCAGGGCAGGCGGGGGTCGAACGGGCCCTTGGGCTGATGCGTGCCGAGATCGAGCGCGACATGAAACTGATGGGTGTCACCAGTGTTGGCCAGCTCAGCCGCGAGAATATTCGTTTCCGCAATCCCTAA
- a CDS encoding TRAP transporter large permease subunit, translating into MTTQNNLNDPVEAYEGILEHPESDRQKIAVAIDAGVKAVGHVVMWANVLLMGAIFAQVSLRYLFSQNYPKLDEIQWHFYGIVTMIGISYALITDSHVRVDVLHMQLSRRAQRIIEVIGILTLLTPFIYLMVDQGYDYFYESFRVNERSDSPTGLPARWAFKAVIPISFVLLALAALARLIHDGHALMYGPASEREGAPLRRILLVLAVFAAVCVGLTFLVETTEEKLVIAMFLTFIALLFTGYPVAWVLAGVGVAYCGLAYLFDNDLMLWTGLESTFTGLDYLTLGAVVNRVYATMSNAVLVALPMFIFMGLMLDESGVAERLMSSMQRLFGTVRGGLAITVTLIGIILAASTGIIGASVVLLGVLSLPSMMQQKYQPTLAAGVVSASGTLGILIPPSIMLVIMADQMALSVGDLFMAAVFPGVIIGALYLTYIFILALVKRDAAPVPEGAKAPDWAAVKDVLIAVIPTLMLILAVLGSIFAGLTTPTEASGIGALGATLLALAYRKLTFAKLWNVLVSTFNTTAYIFAIFLGATVFSYVLRELGGDELIEHVVQSTGFGANGTILFILFIVFLLGFVLDWIEITLIVLPLMRPIVNGLGIDIPGFGVLDEPALVWFVILVAVTLQTSFLTPPVGFALFYLKGVCPPEIKLTHIYKGIIPFVLLQLTGLALVFLWPTLATWLPSVAY; encoded by the coding sequence ATGACCACCCAAAACAACCTCAACGATCCGGTCGAAGCCTATGAAGGCATCCTGGAACACCCCGAATCCGACCGCCAGAAAATCGCCGTCGCGATCGACGCCGGGGTCAAGGCTGTGGGTCATGTCGTCATGTGGGCCAATGTCCTGCTGATGGGCGCGATCTTCGCACAGGTCTCGTTGCGTTACCTGTTCAGCCAGAACTACCCGAAACTGGATGAGATCCAGTGGCATTTTTATGGAATCGTCACGATGATCGGCATCTCGTATGCCTTGATCACCGACAGCCATGTGCGTGTGGATGTCCTGCATATGCAGCTTTCGCGCCGCGCGCAGCGGATCATCGAGGTGATCGGCATCCTGACCCTGCTGACCCCGTTCATCTATCTGATGGTCGATCAGGGCTATGACTATTTCTACGAAAGCTTCCGCGTCAACGAACGCTCGGACAGCCCCACGGGCCTGCCTGCGCGTTGGGCCTTCAAGGCTGTCATTCCGATCAGCTTTGTCCTGCTGGCGCTGGCCGCGTTGGCACGATTGATCCATGACGGGCACGCGTTGATGTACGGACCGGCCTCGGAGCGCGAGGGCGCACCGCTGCGCCGTATCCTGCTGGTGCTCGCGGTCTTTGCTGCCGTCTGTGTGGGCCTGACCTTCCTGGTCGAAACGACCGAGGAAAAGCTGGTCATCGCGATGTTCCTGACCTTCATCGCGCTGCTGTTTACTGGCTATCCGGTGGCTTGGGTTCTGGCCGGTGTCGGTGTCGCCTATTGCGGTCTGGCCTATCTGTTCGACAACGATCTGATGCTGTGGACAGGTCTGGAAAGCACATTTACCGGTCTTGATTACCTGACCCTTGGGGCGGTGGTGAACCGGGTCTACGCGACCATGTCCAACGCGGTTCTGGTTGCCCTGCCGATGTTCATCTTCATGGGTCTGATGCTGGACGAATCCGGTGTGGCCGAGCGTCTGATGTCCTCGATGCAGCGCCTGTTCGGGACGGTGCGCGGAGGTCTGGCCATCACCGTGACCCTGATCGGGATCATTCTGGCGGCCTCGACCGGCATCATCGGTGCCTCGGTTGTTCTGCTGGGCGTGCTGTCGTTGCCGTCGATGATGCAGCAGAAATACCAGCCGACGCTGGCGGCGGGCGTGGTTTCGGCTTCGGGGACGCTGGGCATTCTGATCCCGCCCTCGATCATGCTGGTGATCATGGCCGACCAGATGGCCCTGTCTGTCGGTGACCTGTTCATGGCTGCCGTTTTCCCGGGCGTGATCATAGGCGCCCTGTACCTGACCTACATCTTCATCCTCGCGCTGGTGAAACGCGACGCGGCCCCCGTGCCCGAAGGCGCGAAAGCCCCCGATTGGGCCGCCGTCAAGGACGTTCTTATCGCCGTCATCCCGACGCTGATGCTGATCCTTGCGGTACTGGGCTCGATCTTCGCGGGTCTGACTACGCCGACCGAAGCGTCCGGCATCGGCGCCTTGGGTGCGACCCTGCTGGCTCTGGCTTATCGCAAGCTGACGTTTGCCAAGCTGTGGAACGTTCTGGTTTCGACCTTCAACACCACCGCCTACATCTTTGCGATCTTCCTCGGCGCGACCGTGTTCTCTTATGTCCTGCGGGAACTGGGTGGAGACGAGCTGATCGAACATGTGGTGCAATCCACCGGCTTTGGAGCGAACGGCACCATCCTTTTCATCCTGTTCATCGTTTTCCTGCTGGGATTTGTGCTGGACTGGATCGAGATCACGTTGATCGTGCTTCCGCTGATGCGCCCCATCGTGAACGGTCTGGGCATCGACATCCCCGGCTTCGGCGTTCTTGATGAACCGGCACTGGTTTGGTTCGTGATCCTTGTCGCTGTGACACTGCAAACCAGCTTTCTGACGCCGCCCGTTGGCTTTGCCTTGTTCTATCTCAAAGGCGTTTGCCCGCCAGAGATCAAGCTGACCCACATCTACAAGGGCATCATCCCATTTGTCCTGCTGCAATTGACCGGATTGGCGCTGGTCTTCCTGTGGCCGACCCTCGCCACCTGGTTGCCCTCGGTCGCCTACTAA
- a CDS encoding TRAP transporter substrate-binding protein has translation MKKTLTSLAVAASLLAAPAVAADKLLLKTPIAFSTELPGLGSPIPRVADQLELMSGGTLKMKVYEPGKLVPPFEILDAVSTGKINSGYTTAGYWAGKIPAAPLFSAVPFGPEAGEYMAWLYYGNGMTLYQEMYDQAGFNVKVLPCAIIAPETSGWFASEINSPEDLNGLKMRFFGLGGKVMQKLGVATSLLPGGEIFPALEKGAIDATEFSMPAIDARLGFHKLVKFNYFPGWHQQATVFELLINKDVWNEASDQHKAIIENACKASMADSFAEGEAIQHAALIDNVENNGVTIKQWSPEMLDTFRATWEEVAAEEAANDAFFAQVLADMNEFRDGYNLWKTNAFLPRQ, from the coding sequence ATGAAGAAGACCCTGACGAGCCTGGCCGTGGCCGCCAGCCTGCTGGCGGCACCCGCGGTTGCGGCGGACAAGCTGCTGCTGAAAACACCGATTGCCTTTTCGACCGAACTGCCGGGCCTGGGTTCGCCTATTCCACGTGTGGCTGACCAGCTGGAACTGATGTCCGGCGGCACGCTGAAGATGAAGGTGTACGAGCCGGGAAAACTGGTTCCGCCCTTCGAAATTCTGGACGCCGTGTCCACCGGCAAGATCAACTCGGGCTACACCACGGCTGGTTACTGGGCCGGGAAAATCCCGGCTGCGCCGTTGTTCTCGGCTGTGCCGTTCGGCCCCGAGGCGGGCGAATACATGGCTTGGCTGTATTATGGCAACGGCATGACCCTGTATCAGGAGATGTATGATCAGGCCGGTTTCAACGTCAAAGTTCTGCCTTGCGCCATCATCGCGCCGGAAACCTCGGGCTGGTTCGCCTCCGAGATCAACTCGCCCGAAGACCTGAACGGGCTGAAGATGCGTTTCTTCGGTCTGGGCGGCAAGGTGATGCAGAAACTGGGTGTGGCAACCTCGCTGCTGCCAGGTGGTGAGATCTTCCCCGCATTGGAAAAAGGTGCGATTGACGCGACCGAGTTTTCGATGCCTGCGATCGACGCGCGCCTGGGCTTCCACAAGCTGGTCAAATTCAACTATTTCCCCGGCTGGCATCAGCAGGCGACCGTATTTGAACTGCTGATCAACAAGGACGTCTGGAACGAAGCCAGCGATCAGCACAAGGCAATCATCGAAAACGCCTGCAAGGCTTCGATGGCAGACAGCTTTGCCGAAGGCGAAGCCATCCAGCACGCGGCCTTGATCGACAACGTTGAAAACAACGGCGTTACCATCAAGCAGTGGTCGCCCGAGATGCTGGATACCTTCCGCGCAACCTGGGAAGAGGTTGCCGCTGAAGAGGCCGCCAATGATGCTTTCTTTGCACAGGTTCTGGCCGACATGAACGAATTCCGTGACGGCTATAACCTCTGGAAGACAAACGCTTTCCTCCCACGTCAGTAA
- the dld gene encoding D-lactate dehydrogenase: MTNDALIKHFRSIVGARHVLIGARATERFRRGFRSGEGEALCVVQPGTLLEQWKILQACVAADKIVIMQAANTGLTEGSTPSGTYDRDVVLINTRRMDTLVPLNDAEQVVSFPGATLFALEKLLAPLGREPHSVIGSSCIGASIVGGVCNNSGGSLVERGPVYTELSVYAQVTEQGELELVNHLGIDLGNTPEEILANLDAGKFERNPGATNKRASASDYAQIVRDVNAETPARFNADKARLFESSGSAGKLAVFAVRLDTFPKNEVEKVFYVGTNNPDDLADLRRHILSEFKSLPVSAEYMQREAFDIAARYGKDTVVMIDKLGTDRLPMFFAMKGAVDARLRRIPFLRNFTDRFMQAAIALWPRVLPKRMMDFRDKYEHHLILKMKDEGVSEAAEWLPRFLRDRDGGFFECDPREAKIAGLHRFAAAGAAVRYMAIHSDDVADIIALDVALRRNDQDWLEKLPPEIEDQLVHKLYYGHFMCHVMHQDYIVKKGADPKALKAAMLKLFDERGAEYPAEHNVGHLYKAKPDLAAHYKCCDPTNSFNPGIGKMSKAKNYQ, translated from the coding sequence ATGACCAATGACGCGTTGATCAAACATTTCCGCTCCATCGTCGGTGCGCGTCACGTGCTGATCGGAGCGCGCGCGACAGAGCGTTTTCGGCGTGGTTTCCGCTCGGGCGAGGGCGAGGCGCTGTGCGTCGTTCAGCCGGGGACTCTGCTGGAACAATGGAAGATCCTGCAAGCCTGCGTCGCAGCCGACAAGATCGTCATCATGCAAGCGGCCAATACTGGCCTGACCGAAGGGTCTACGCCGTCCGGCACCTATGACCGTGACGTGGTTCTGATCAACACGCGCCGAATGGATACTCTGGTGCCCTTGAACGACGCAGAGCAGGTCGTCAGCTTTCCGGGCGCCACGCTTTTTGCGCTGGAAAAACTGTTGGCCCCTTTGGGGCGCGAGCCGCATTCGGTGATCGGTTCGTCCTGCATCGGCGCGTCGATCGTGGGTGGGGTATGCAACAATTCCGGCGGTTCTCTGGTAGAGCGCGGGCCGGTTTACACGGAACTTTCCGTCTATGCGCAAGTCACCGAACAGGGTGAATTGGAACTGGTCAACCACCTCGGCATCGATCTGGGCAACACGCCGGAAGAGATCCTTGCCAACCTTGATGCAGGGAAATTTGAACGCAATCCCGGGGCAACCAACAAACGCGCATCGGCCAGCGACTACGCACAGATCGTGCGGGACGTGAATGCGGAAACGCCTGCGCGGTTCAATGCGGACAAGGCCAGGCTTTTCGAATCTTCGGGCTCGGCCGGGAAGCTGGCCGTTTTTGCCGTACGCCTTGACACCTTTCCCAAGAACGAAGTCGAGAAGGTGTTCTATGTGGGCACCAACAATCCCGACGATCTGGCAGACCTGCGGCGCCACATTTTGTCAGAGTTCAAATCGCTGCCGGTTTCGGCCGAATACATGCAGCGCGAAGCGTTCGACATTGCAGCACGCTATGGCAAGGACACGGTCGTGATGATCGACAAGCTTGGCACGGACCGTCTGCCGATGTTCTTTGCGATGAAAGGCGCCGTGGATGCCCGCCTGCGGCGCATTCCGTTCCTGCGCAATTTCACTGATCGTTTCATGCAGGCAGCAATAGCTTTGTGGCCACGTGTCCTGCCTAAACGGATGATGGATTTTCGCGACAAGTACGAGCATCACCTTATCCTGAAAATGAAGGATGAAGGTGTGTCCGAGGCTGCTGAGTGGCTGCCGCGATTTCTGAGGGACCGCGATGGCGGATTTTTCGAATGTGATCCGCGCGAGGCCAAGATTGCAGGCCTCCATCGTTTTGCGGCGGCGGGCGCGGCGGTGCGTTACATGGCGATCCATTCGGACGACGTCGCAGACATCATCGCACTGGACGTCGCACTGCGCCGCAACGATCAGGACTGGCTGGAGAAGCTGCCGCCTGAGATCGAAGACCAGTTGGTTCACAAACTCTATTACGGGCACTTCATGTGCCACGTGATGCATCAGGATTACATAGTCAAAAAAGGGGCCGACCCAAAAGCGCTCAAGGCCGCAATGTTGAAACTGTTTGACGAACGCGGCGCGGAATACCCTGCTGAACATAACGTGGGGCACCTTTACAAGGCCAAGCCCGACCTGGCGGCACATTACAAATGCTGTGACCCGACCAACTCGTTCAATCCGGGTATCGGCAAAATGTCCAAGGCTAAGAATTATCAATAA
- a CDS encoding Lrp/AsnC family transcriptional regulator, with product MSFPDLDRFDRSILKILAEDGRISVADLAREIGLSKSPTQARLKRLEASGVIQGYRAMLDPIRLGLDHVAFVEVRLTDTREKALAEFNAAVRKTAEVEQAHMIASNFDYLLKVRTATMSEYRRVLAEKISSLPHVANTSTFVAMEAVKETGMLGGFEHQS from the coding sequence ATGAGCTTTCCTGATCTGGATCGGTTCGACCGGTCGATTCTAAAAATTCTGGCCGAGGATGGTCGTATCTCGGTGGCCGATCTTGCGCGCGAGATCGGGCTGTCGAAATCTCCGACGCAAGCGCGGCTCAAACGGCTTGAGGCAAGCGGAGTAATCCAGGGGTATCGGGCGATGCTGGATCCGATCCGGTTGGGCCTGGATCACGTCGCGTTTGTCGAGGTGCGTTTGACCGATACCCGCGAAAAGGCTCTGGCCGAGTTCAACGCAGCCGTCCGCAAAACCGCCGAGGTCGAGCAGGCCCATATGATCGCGTCCAACTTTGACTATCTTCTGAAAGTGCGCACCGCCACCATGTCGGAATACCGCCGTGTATTGGCCGAGAAGATCTCGTCTCTGCCGCATGTCGCCAATACCTCAACTTTTGTTGCGATGGAGGCCGTGAAGGAAACCGGTATGCTGGGCGGTTTTGAACATCAGTCTTGA